CTTGTTTGCTCGTTGGTCTAAGACAATAGCCAGTGCCTTTTCTTCAGCTGTCAGCAGCTGCCGCCCTACAAAGTGGGGTCTTGGGTACGATAGAGGTGACCAACTGAAATATTATCAGGACCATTATCAGACTCAGGAATTGCTCTGATTACTGGTTCCCTCTTTCCTGTCAGAAAACACAGCTCCAGCAGAAATGGAGAGAGCAACATAGGGTATGGTTGTGTCCGCAGCATTTTTTCTCTCAAAATGTCGAATAATAAATCTCCTACTGCCCCTATTCCTGCTgcgtccccctccctctcccttcagcTGAAATACTCCTGTCAGCCCCCTACTAATAATTCATCACCTAAAGAAAGGAGGGAGAGTGGGAGGTGAGAAAAGGAAGTGATGAGGGTTTGTGGAGAGTAGGGGGTAGGTGGGGAGAGTGGAGGGGGCAGAGAGGCCTGCAGCCTCTTTCAGCTGTTGCtcataaaacattaaacagcACTCAAGTAGGTCCTTTTATCCACAGAGCAGCGGGAACCAGAGAGAGAGGTTGCGACATGTATCGAGTGGAGGGGTGGGATGATCtcagaataaaacaaactcCTCATGTGGAACCCCTGCTGAAGTCCTGGCGTGTAACAGGTttaaaaacactgtgcacatCCATGTTCTGCTACACATGCTACATTGGGGCTGTGCCTAGCTTattggttagtgctgctgctttgcagtgACATCACCCTGGATGGACTCCTACCTCttcctgtagcacccttgagcagagttcttaccctgaattgatatagtaaaaatgacccttttgtgtaaatgggtaagtaattgtgaggagcttagtgtacaaacctaatgtCGTCAcagctttggacaaaggtgtcagtgaaataatggttaataataatcacaGCCTTGACTTACCAAGTACAACAGTACTGTAAAGTGAAATGATAGTTTTACTTTGTAAAGCATATGAATATGCTAGGGTCTCATATGCATTGCTCAGCCTTGGCTACTTAAAAGCTAATTTACAGTGCTGTAGTTGCCAACTTCTGTAATAAATATCACGAATGAAGGCAAAGGGAAAGAGTCTGAGCCCAGCAGGCTGAGGTTTTGCTGAGAGCCATGGAAGGTGTTGATGTCTGTGTTTTGGACTCAAGCCAGACCTGGGGGTGAGATGTGGCCGCTGCCTATCGCAAAGCCGTCCAAGAAGGATGCAGGTTGCAGACCAAGAACTGCAGCATCAGGGATCCTGTGTTGCGTTTCAATTCCAACCCCTACTCTTTCAGACCAGCTCTTCCGCAGTGCTAAGTTCCTGTACAGGACCACTGCATGACCTTTATGTGTTGAGTTTGATGTGTTTTACTCCAGCACTGTGGAATGAAACTCATGCATGCTGTCAGTGACTCTTTCAAGGTTTTAGATTTACAGAGTATAACGGTGTAATTGAGTTATCCCGAGAATTTCCTGCTGGATGATTTGTGAAAAGCTAACTTGCATTCCCTTTCATTCCTCTGTCCCcttatttctttctgtgttcatCCTTCGTGACTCAGGGATACCTCTCAGAAGGCCTGGTGACAAAGTGGTACCGCTCACCACGCCTCCTGCTGTCCCCCAACAACTACACCAAGGCCATTGACATGTGGGCAGCCGGCTGCATCCTGTCCGAAATGCTGACTGGACGCATGCTTTTTGCAGGTAAGGAGATGGGCTGAGTGGAGGGGGGTGAGAATGGATGGTCTTATGCAATGTATTGCTGAATAGTCTGGTATCCGAGAAGAGATTTTTCATAACATAACAAAGTGACCTCTTGTCGGAGCTCTGGAAAGCAGGAGGGAAAGGAGATCCATTTGCCTCTGTGTACTTGTCATAGTGTCTGtcctgcctgtgtgtgtatctctgtcttCTTTTCTGTGTAAAAGTGTCCACCACTGAAAGCAGTACCAGTTAAAAGATTTAGTATAGTTGCTGGAAATGAATTTTCTTCTTAAATGATGTTTTACATATAGGCCATTTGTTTGAgttgtccattttttttcccattatcaGATAATTTTTGAGCAACTGTGAAGTGTGTTCCGCTTTATCTTGCGGAAGAATAAAGAATTTTCAACTAGCCATAACCTTGATGCTTACCTCAAAAATTTGCTATGACAGCCATGCTGGCTGAGGTTCTAGGGACTTCATAAAGATCCCCATCTCTGAGCAAAGTGCCCCAGACCATGACGCTGCCTACTCCAAGCTGAAGAGTGGGGACTACACAGGCACAACTCATGCTCTTATTTCACTCTGCCTTTTACAAGTACGAGGGCATTGGTcccaaatatttcacattttagctCATCAGCCCATAAGACAAACTTCCACTCATCCATCCACATTCTGTATTTTTGGCCTAAGCAAGTGTGTTTAAACTTGTGACTGGCACAGCAAGTGTAGAAGTGTGTGACTTGAATGGTTGTTTGTATAGTGGAGAGTTTGAAAAAGACATGAGCCTGGTATGAATAGCTTATCCCTGAGACCAGAAAAGCACTAGTTAGAATTCCAGCCCAAATTTAGCTTAGCAGATACTGTGTCACCACCTCTTAAGATACAGTAAAGTCCCTCTGACAGAGGAGCTCATCGATGAGCTTACAGTAGTTATTAGACCTGTTTACACTCTACCAGGCAGTCCTTCCATCCATGCAATCaatagtttcatttttttgtgcagatCTTTGCACACATCAGTGAATATTCAGTCATTCATCTGTCACCTTTAATCTCCCAGCAAATTTTGTGAGTCAAAAACATCTATCAGTTCTTCTCTTACACCTTGACTTAAATGTCAGATTATTCACTTTGGTAAGTAGACTACACTGCAtgaattttcaaataattaatttatctgtCTATAGAGGTATTGTATCAGCAATTGCATGGATTTGTTGTAGTAGATCCAGTGGGGCTGGCCAGTCTGCCAGCCGGCCTCACCATGGGTCTCGGCCCCCTGGGGAGAACGCTGTGTCAGAGCAACCCTTCCATCCTCTTGTGTTTGAGCTGGGGAGAAAGAACTGGGTTCTGACAGCAGTGTGTAGGGGTAGCAGGGTGTTTCAAGGGGCTGTCCCCAGTGGGCCATGCCTTACTTCTTTGAGGAGTTTGGGAGTGATTCAAGTGATGCTGATcgtgtgtgtctttgcacaTCAGGAAGAAGACATCCAGGAATAGCACACAACTATGGgaattctttttcaaaaaaaaaaaaaatctatgaataAAGGAATATTATTTTGcatcgggggggtgcggtggcgcgtcAGGTTAGGCCAGTGCCCGCTGAGTagcgagtctggggtttgagtcctgcttggggtgccctctgacagactggcatcccgtcccgggtgcatCCCCTCGGCcccgcaccctgtgttaccgggcaaggctccggctcgccgcaaccccacttgggatgagcagttgttgacaatggatggacagatggatttTGCTTCATTGACGTGTCATTACAAGTGAGCAGTGTCTTTGCCTGGGATACTGTTTGTCTAGCTACAGTATATGTTGGCTTAATTTCTATATTTGACAGTGACTCTCTGTGCATTGGTCTGTCTGTGTCATGGTTGTCTTTGAACGTTTTCATGTGTGTGACTTGTGAGTATTGTTAATAAACCCTGAGTTTTGTAATCCTGTCTGTAACTCAGTCTATGTGAGGTTTGGCTATGAGTGTCTGTTTGTGATTCTCTGTGACTCGCTATCTCTGTCTGTGACTCTGTGTTGAGTTGAGCTGTGACCTTCTCCCTTTGTCCTTCTGTCCCCTCAGGGGCCCACGAGCTAGAGCAGATGCAGCTGATCCTGGACACAGTGCCAGTGCTAAGGGAGGAGGACCGACAGGAGCTAATGCAGGTCATGCCCTCCTATGTCAGCCAAGGCTGGGAGGTCAGGAAGTCATTGCGGGAGCTGCTACCTGAAGTGGACGTAGGGGGTAAGCAAAACGAGTAAAGACCTATGAAAACAATGACTGGGTTAACATTATGTCACTAATACAACAAAGGGCATGAACCTGTACTGTAATGCAGGACACAATGCAAAAACTAGAACTTTTACTGCAAATATTGGGGCACAAGACAGGAACTGGAAATGTACAGGAAATATAGGATACAAGCAAAGAATTGGAGACTTTTCAGGAGACTTTATAGAGCACAAGGCAGGAATATGAGCCTAAACTTAAAACACGGGCATAGAATATGAGCTTGTACAGAAAATGAATGACAAGAGCAAAAAACAAATCTGCAGAGTGGAGTGCAGAGAGAGGGACCATATTTGTTAACTACCTGGCTTTGTAAGCAATATTCAAGGGTTTATGTTAGCCTGGGGCGCTTCCCTATAAAAGTTACAGTGGCCAGCAGTTGGCATAGTGATTAAACTCATAGACATCCACTTGAAGGACACATGTTTAAATCCTTCTCCggtggtagtacccttgaggatgCCTTTGCTTACATAAATTGCACCAGATAAAATTActcagttatataaatgggtaaatgattgtaagtaggggtgcggtggcgcagtgggttggaccacagtcctcctctctggtgggtctggggttcgagtcccacttggggtgccttgcgacggactggcgtcccgtcctgggtgtgtcccctccggccttgcgccctgtgttaccgggtaggctccgtgaccccgtgtgggacgagcggttctgaaaatgtgtgtgtgtgtgtgtgtgtgtgattgtaagTACCTCAGTATACAaagctaacattgtaaattacttttgATAAAAACCTCAGTTCAATTGATAAATAAACTAATTACTGAACTGTTCTTGtccagggtggcatggtggtgagAAGCGCTGTCAGCTTCACAGTGCCCAAGCTCTTTGggtataggttcaaatccttctcagtctgtgtggagtttgcatgttcacccagtgtctgcatgggttgCCTCTTACAGTCCGAGGAAttgcgtttcaggtgaattaatgGTGCTGAATTGCCCACAGTGTTTGgctaccctacaatggactggtgtcccattcagggtgttaCCCCCCAAGTACCGAgtaattctgggataggctctggacccccatgACCCTTATCAGGACAAACGGTTATCAGAGTGATTGGATGTTTTTATCCACCAATAgcctgcaaaacaaagcaatgtaaaactgtaaactatGTTCTCcgagttgcttttggagaagaTCTCCTGCTGAGCAACTGAGTAAACGGAAGACTACCCTTCCACCCAGATGTAATTTCAGGGCATTGTGAGCACTCagcacaaacatacaaacatgcaCAAACAGACACATAGTGTTGCAACTTCTGAAGACTCAGTGTGTTGTGTCGGAGGAGTGTGGGAGAACATTTGAGGAAACAGGATGGAGGATGGGGCCATGCAGAAGGGCAGGGGATCATAGGAGAGCGAGACAACAAGTGCTAATCACCTTGCTGCCAGCTCCAGCTCTCCATGAAGCTGGAATGCAGAGCAAATGCAGCTTTTCAGAGCAATGAATGTCTTAACACACTAggttattgttttgttgctcTGTAGATACTTTTTATTCAAAGCTagacatttatttctctgttatTTGGGGTGTTTTATGGGAGTCATTCAGGATCAGCATgtagctcaagggtacagcagcaagGCCCCTCCTCAAAGACTTCAGGGTAGATGCATATGACAACATCCTGCCTGTTGCCCTTATGTGCCCTGTAGAGCCTACAGAAACCAGAGTCTTATGATCAGACTATATCTATCCCATTaactgttttttaattaaaaagaagcaataaaatgttACCCTGGGCCATGACTCAGAGTAAGACACTGCCATCATTCACGCTGCCTTGTGCAATTGTTTTGTAACATGAATGTGAAGTTAAAATATGTGcataataattacaaaattcAAATATGATGCAATTTCCAGTGGAATGCAGCATTTTTATTAGATCTTCCCCAGAGTGTGTCAATTCACCAGAAGGAGTTATGTGGTATtcatgtgcgcgcacacacacacacacacacacacacgcatacacaaaTGCATTTGCAGGCACTTCTAGAGTTACAGTGTTGCACTGCTGAGTAAGAAGACATAGCCACTTAAGCTAATTCCCTCCTGTTTCTTGTCTCCTTATTCCTCAGCCATTGATTTCCTGGAACAGATCCTGACCTTTAACCCCATTGACCGGCTGACAGCAGAGGAAGCCCTTGCGCATCCTTTTCTGCGTCAGTACTCCTGCCCCCAGGATGAGCCCACGTCCTCCCATCCGTTCCGCATTGAGGACGAGCTGGATGATAGCCTTGTCACTGCCCACGACCACAGCCATGCTTTGCACTGGGATGCGTGTGAGAGAATGGTCACTGAGCATGACCATGATCACACCTCTCACTGGGATAGGTATGTCCACTTGACCTCACACTGAAAGgagtatgaaataaaaaatgattagATAAAAATATGAGCTACAGTGGCACATAAGGGCAAAGATGTGACTCTCTAGTAGGTTGCAAAAAGATAACATAACACAGACGCTGCTGTTCAGAGCAACACGGTACATTCGGGGCAAACTGGGTATTTCTTGGTATGCTCTCACATTTGTGTCCTTTTTTGGCATACTTGTGTTGACATGAGGATTCAGATTGGTAACTTGATGGGCTGGGCACACCTCCTCAGTCCTGTAGGAGGATCATGATCTGGCACCGCCCTTTGTGGTACAGGTTGGCATAGCAGCTCAGTGCGTCAATGTACATCTCCTCAGGGAATCCcagagcagggggtgcagtgttATTGCAGGAACACGGCAAGCAGCAAGCTGAGTTACCACATCCATCAATATCCATAAAGATTATACAACATCCAACAGTACCTTTTCAGCTGCGAATATGCAGCGCATTAGCTGTGGGCTCAGTGCGATTACATTACAGATAATCAAACTCTGTGTGAAGCTGCAGAGATTAAGGGCAGTGCCAGAAGTGCCTCAGATAAAATTCCCCCAGGACCCAAGGGACATGGCGCGGGAGCTAAATATAGCAGCTCATCAACCCTTCTCACGTTAGAACTCCTGGCCGACCCCCCTTGCAACTCTGTCGTGATGTCATTTTCTTGTCCCAGCCAGCCATATGACCTAGCTCTAGAAAGTATATGCGCATGGGTTCGGTGCTGGCACAACAGTAGGTCGAAGTACGGTCATTTCCTCAGCCATAATAAAGATGAGACGACAGAACTGGTGACCAAACTGAATGCTAAGAGGGCCAGTTGGATTAAACAGGTGGAGTTCTGCTGCCGTCTCACCTTTGCTTGTCCTCTCCTTCGCACTTTCTACAGATCTGAAGAAAGCCTGTCGTCAGAGCCCAGCTGGAGGCAGTCAGGTCAGGCTGAGGACGTACCAAGCCTGTCCGAGGCAGCAGAAGAGGGTGAGGAGGAGGTGCAGAGAGATCCCCGTGCAGGGCCTAAACCCCCACTGGAAGAAGTGCAGGTGGACCCACGCAAGTATTCCCACAGCAGCTCAGCAGAGCGGTACCTGGAGCATTCGCACAGTTCCCTGGAGCGTGCTGGTGGCCCCCATGGTGAGCTGGATTGCGGGCACTCCTGTGACTACAAGGTGGGCTCACCCTCCTACCTAGACAAAATAGCGTGGCGGGAGGGCAAACCACAGCACTACTCCGAGCCCAAACTCATCCTGGACCTGTCACACTGGAAGCGCAACAGTCAGCTAAAGCCCACGGGAATCAGCGTAGGAGAGCCACCACCTGAGGGCCCGGGGGACCTTTTTCTGGAGATCTCCCGCTGGGTGGAGAGCTCACAATCCCGCCTTcgttcccccacccccagtccaCCCCCAGAGGCATTCTCTCCACCCAGGTCTCCACCTCTTCCACTGTCCCCCACCCTGCTCCCTCTACCCATCTCCCACCACCTCGTTCCTGAGTCGAAGCACCACGGGAGGAAGATCAgccctccctcttcctcctcctcacctccaTCCCTGTTAccattttctccttcttctcctccggTGCTTTCCTCTCCAGTGAGGTCCTTCTCCACTTGCTACGTTGCTAACCCTACCCCGACAGAGACAGTCCCTCCCAGAGGGGCAGAGTCCCAGTTTGATTTGGATGCATTCATCTCTCATGCCCTCAAGCTGTGCAGTCAGAAGGAGGACTTGGGGGAAAAGGATGTAGCTCGGCTAGCTGATATTAACGGTGCACCCGCTATCCCACCTTCAACTCCTGCATCTGAGATGGTTAAGGCACAGAGCTTCCAGAAAGAGCACTGGTAAGGCAGCTTTCAGCAGTGGTTCTGCTCCTGTTCTATAAATTCCTGCAGCCTTTGGCTTACGGCATGCTGCAAGGCGTGAGCTTGACACCCCCTAGAATGGACAGTTTTGGGCTCGCCTATGGGTACTAGCTGGTTTGCCAGTGAATACTACTTAATCAAACCATGAATACTGGTCACCCTACCAAGGAGCCTTCCCATTGACAATGGCTAGCCAGTCCATGCATAGCAGGTTGCATATCTTAGCTTTTCAGTCCAAATCACGAGTGCAGTTCCTCTGACTCTTACTCAGTGAGCAATGCCAGATTGTGGCAAAGAGGGGATTCTCACTGAGACTGCCATCTTTTCTGGCTAGCAGTGTATGTATCACAGTAGCGGAGTCTGAGTGACATTGCTACAAATCGTGAAAGGCATTAAGTTTGGCAAGCGACCTAAGGCTGTAGAAATAATCGTGAAGATGAAGCATGGCTGGGATTGTTGGTACACATGATCATTGTGTCACTTTGTGATATCGCCTGGCACATACGAAAGTGCATCATCAAGCCTtgagagaattaaatgtctAGAAAGTGATTCTGGAAAAATTTAATAACCTCCATATTTCCATTGATTACAAATTATTGCAGTTTAAACACCCACTTTATTACTAACTAAGTTTGGCAAGAACACAAATTTTATAACAGGTTATATAGTCATTTAAAAACCCAAGTATTTGCCTCTTGAACCCCATGTCCAACTATTTCTTGAATGTGTTCTTGATGGATTCTTGAAAATGTCCTGGACTGGCAGATGGACTATAACATGTGAAGAGCTGAATGTGTTTGGGTACTGCAGAATGTGCTTTGGTCACTCGCTGAGCAGTTGGCTCTGTATTTCTGACCGACTTGTTTCTTTTATTCAACCTGTTATTGATGGACATTCCCACCAAAAGCATGGCATATAAGATTGTACAAATACTCTATTGTACTCTTCCCTTTCTTTCCAGCCGGAGTCAGCATTGGACAAAGAAAGGACTTTTTTagttttctgatttatttaacagatgaaTAAAGTTGAATAAAATTGCCAAAACTGAGGagtcatttttcatcatttagcagacacttttctccaaaacaatgcaGAGCTCAGGGTACGGGGTACCTTTTTCTGGAGATGCAAAAAGTGCATTCCCAGCACACATTACCCGAGTCGCAGTCTGTATAACTGAACCTGATACTAAGTACAAAGACGATCATGATGagtaatgcaaatttatgggGCTGTCAAGATCAGGGAAGAAACGGGTCCATAAGAGATGGATTTTAAGACCTTCTAGATTATTGGAAAGAATttgtgagggagagaggaagctCATCCCTCCACATCGGATACTGAGAACCTGTCAGCTTTGGATTTTGAAACTGATTTTGGgttcatgttttctttagcaCTTCATTAGGAAATGAATGAGATACTTCTGGATACATAGTAGTCTGGAGATCATCACAAAAGTGATAACGTCTTCAAGTCGGACAACTATTCGTGCTGTGAAATATAACATCACAACTGCAAACCAGACTAATGAAAAGCATTATATTTTATGATGTCTCAGTTTATGGACACAACTAATGAATGAGCATCCTATCTTTTTCCACTTCTTGAAAATGCCTACACAGTGAAGTAACATGCACTAGTCAAAGCCAGCTGATAACTGTGTAATGATAAAGTTAAGGAAGCACGATTTACACCAGGGAATACGATTTGCAACAGACAGCAGTACTTTTCAGTTACTTGGCTGTACTTACTATAAACACAAGTTtggatttaaatgcatttattgacTTAAATCACAGATGCCCAACTCATTTCTTGGCAGCCTGTGCTTATGTAGGCTTTTGCTGAAACCTCCTTACTTAATTATTTAAGTTTTTCTGTGTGATCATTTTATGTGGTACAGTTGAAGAGGATTTCAGTGTGTATCAAGAAAATACCTTATTTCAATACCAGACTGCAGTGgaaatatacacatactgtctgaaacgcttgtcccatatggggtcacggagagcca
Above is a genomic segment from Scleropages formosus chromosome 17, fSclFor1.1, whole genome shotgun sequence containing:
- the mapk4 gene encoding mitogen-activated protein kinase 4, giving the protein MARQDASLFLHGFDLGGRFSDPRPLGYGTTGLVLSVLDRRSSRRVAVKRLPLRGALAVKHALREVKITRRLRHENVVAVHEVLGPGGRPLPPDPTFLPALYVVQECMQTDLARLLEGGPLPSDHAKLFFYQLLRGLKYIHSANVLHRDLKPANIFLNVDQLLLKIGDFGLARIVDPHYSHEGYLSEGLVTKWYRSPRLLLSPNNYTKAIDMWAAGCILSEMLTGRMLFAGAHELEQMQLILDTVPVLREEDRQELMQVMPSYVSQGWEVRKSLRELLPEVDVGAIDFLEQILTFNPIDRLTAEEALAHPFLRQYSCPQDEPTSSHPFRIEDELDDSLVTAHDHSHALHWDACERMVTEHDHDHTSHWDRSEESLSSEPSWRQSGQAEDVPSLSEAAEEGEEEVQRDPRAGPKPPLEEVQVDPRKYSHSSSAERYLEHSHSSLERAGGPHGELDCGHSCDYKVGSPSYLDKIAWREGKPQHYSEPKLILDLSHWKRNSQLKPTGISVGEPPPEGPGDLFLEISRWVESSQSRLRSPTPSPPPEAFSPPRSPPLPLSPTLLPLPISHHLVPESKHHGRKISPPSSSSSPPSLLPFSPSSPPVLSSPVRSFSTCYVANPTPTETVPPRGAESQFDLDAFISHALKLCSQKEDLGEKDVARLADINGAPAIPPSTPASEMVKAQSFQKEHW